The following coding sequences lie in one Rutidosis leptorrhynchoides isolate AG116_Rl617_1_P2 chromosome 4, CSIRO_AGI_Rlap_v1, whole genome shotgun sequence genomic window:
- the LOC139841392 gene encoding uncharacterized protein: MTPLVKFLTEGELPADEKEARKVRIKALMYALIEGVLYRKSYLGLSLLCIGPNQAKSVLREVHEGFCALHSGYRMIAAKVMHIGYYWPSIYSDAAEVVRTCQSCQQNAPISRAPRHPMVPKTAAWPFSKWAIHIVGPITTCSGGIKFLVVATDYFTKWVEAKALATITGRRIRNFFWEDIVCSTGETPFSLVYGTETVISTELIAPTKRIRSFDESSNDEGLRANLDMLEERREIATIREAINKQKISKYYDKRIKPMSFRVGDYVWCNNEASQTENTGKLVLEWEGPYEVIGMSATGSYILAGLNGERIPRTWHATNLKRC, from the exons ATGACACCATTGGTGAAATTCCTAACTGAGGGCGAACTCCCGGCAGACGAAAAAGAAGCGCGAAAGGTCCGCATTAAAGCTCTCATGTATGCGTTAATCGAGGGTGTTTTATACAGGAAATCTTATTTAGGCCTAAGCCTGTTATGCATTGGACCTAATCAAGCTAAATCGGTGCTTCGAGAAGTTCATGAAGGCTTTTGTGCTTTACACTCTGGGTACAGAATGATTGCTGCAAAGGTGATGCATATAGGGTATTATTGGCCCTCCATTTACAGCGACGCAGCAGAAGTTGTGAGGACATGCCAATCATGTCAACAGAACGCGCCAATAAGTCGAGCACCACGACACCCAATGGTACCAAAAACAGCAGCATGGCCGTTCAGCAAGTGGGCCATCCACATTGTCGGTCCTATTACTACGTGCTCAG GAGGAATAAAATTCTTGGTGGTGGCAACTGATTATTTCACCAAGTGGGTGGAGGCAAAGGCATTGGCAACAATTACCGGCAGGCGCATCCGTAACTTCTTTTGGGAAGATATTGTGTGCAG CACAGGAGAAACACCGTTCAGCTTGGTCTACGGAACTGAAACAGTGATCTCCACAGAATTAATAGCTCCAACAAAGCGCATACGCAGCTTTGACGAGTCAAGTAATGATGAAGGCTTACGCGCTAATCTAGATATGCTAGAAGAGCGCAGAGAAATAGCTACCATACGAGAAGCAATTAACAAGCAGAAGATCTCTAAGTACTACGACAAGCGCATTAAGCCTATGTCATTCAGGGTTGGAGATTATGTGTGGTGTAACAATGAAGCAAGTCAAACAGAGAATACTGGAAAGCTGGTACTAGAATGGGAAGGTCCTTATGAAGTTATTGGAATGAGTGCAACGGGGTCCTATATCCTGGCAGGATTAAATGGAGAACGAATACCCCGCACTTGGCATGCAACCAATTTGAAAAGATGTTAA
- the LOC139841391 gene encoding uncharacterized protein, with the protein MQMPVYFVSKALSGSEVNYPPIEKLVYALVHTARRLRRYFQAYPIVVLTDQPIIQPEVSRRLAKWAIELGEHEINYSPRTAIKGKILADYLAETMGEVEALAENGACGPEGDGAGLVLTSPDGEKHTYALRFMFVVTNNESKYEALLSGMRIAQQLGIKHLDAYVDSQLVVNQVNGSFGAHEASMQRYMELVHELANEFDVFRLMQVPRGQNKKADALRKLAAMAFDHLRKNV; encoded by the exons ATGCAAATGCCTGTGTATTTTGTCAGCAAAGCACTTAGCGGTAGTGAAGTTAACTACCCACCTATTGAAAAGCTCGTGTATGCGCTAGTACATACAGCTCGTCGGCTTCGCAGATACTTTCAGGCGTATCCAATAGTGGTGTTAACTGATCAACCGATAATACAG CCTGAGGTTTCGCGTAGACtggccaaatgggctattgaattgggAGAGCATGAAATCAATTACTCCCCGCGCACGGCGATAAAAGGCAAGATACTTGCAGATTATTTAGCTGAAACAATGGGGGAAGTAGAAGCACTCGCAGAAA ATGGAGCTTGTGGGCCCGAAGGCGATGGCGCTGGACTGGTTCTCACAAGCCCCGACGGAGAGAAGCATACTTATGCACTTCGATTCATGTTTGTGGTGACCAATAATGAGTCTAAATATGAAGCGTTACTGTCTGGGATGCGCATAGCGCAACAACTCGGAATAAAGCACTTGGACGCGTATGTTGACTCACAGTTAGTCGTAAACCAGGTAAATGGATCGTTTGGAGCACATGAAGCCTCTATGCAGCGGTACATGGAACTGGTGCATGAATTAGCAAATGAGTTTGATGTTTTTAGATTGATGCAGGTACCAAGGGGGCAAAACAAAAAAGCAGATGCACTGAGAAAATTGGCTGCAATGGCTTTCGATCATCTGCGCAAAAATGTGTGA